A region of Rhodopirellula bahusiensis DNA encodes the following proteins:
- a CDS encoding EF-hand domain-containing protein — protein sequence MNRTLQCIVLAGIILLPNLLAAQPPGRGGQGGMNGRGGPPPEMIYQLFTTADTNNDGSVTKSELMAVMQNQSRGNQLGRGGPPPMNGNYGPGNLGPGNPGGEQPPQREPGGQHGPPPQPGQVLPEPIAQSLNLNERQSRQLAALQAEVDRRLAAILTDEQEDQLQNARPPQGPNPMEVGGEPRPNQRPQRPQ from the coding sequence GTGAATCGAACATTGCAATGCATCGTCTTGGCGGGAATCATTTTGCTTCCCAATCTTCTCGCCGCCCAGCCTCCCGGTCGTGGTGGTCAAGGCGGAATGAATGGTCGCGGTGGGCCACCGCCGGAAATGATCTACCAATTGTTCACGACCGCGGATACCAACAATGACGGCAGCGTGACCAAGTCCGAACTGATGGCGGTCATGCAAAACCAAAGTCGTGGCAATCAACTCGGACGTGGGGGTCCCCCACCCATGAATGGCAACTATGGTCCTGGGAATCTGGGGCCCGGCAATCCCGGAGGTGAGCAACCACCACAACGTGAGCCTGGTGGACAACACGGACCGCCGCCCCAACCGGGTCAGGTGTTGCCCGAACCAATCGCTCAGTCGTTGAATTTGAACGAACGTCAATCGCGCCAGCTTGCTGCACTGCAAGCCGAGGTCGATCGACGACTCGCTGCGATCTTGACGGATGAGCAGGAAGATCAGCTTCAGAACGCTCGGCCACCCCAAGGTCCCAACCCGATGGAAGTCGGAGGCGAACCTCGCCCGAATCAACGACCGCAACGCCCTCAATGA